A DNA window from Archocentrus centrarchus isolate MPI-CPG fArcCen1 chromosome 15, fArcCen1, whole genome shotgun sequence contains the following coding sequences:
- the cuzd1.1 gene encoding CUB and zona pellucida-like domains 1-1 protein yields MGSCSCSSSCEYYGTCCSDYYFYCQSTVEPTTVQPSCRYNCGSSLGSCSCSSSCEYYGNCCQDYYSYCLVTTEEPGTGSCGGNLFGSGSFSSPNYPNYYNDNIYCVWQLTAAYNQRIFLQFTFLQLENCCSCDYIAIYDGPYVNSPYLGKVCNNSLTSFFSSSNYMTVVFQTDGSVVGRGFSAEFMSALKPNSGRVDCSSENMNIVIERSYLNSVGYDGYSLYLNDPHCRPQVSTYQVVFSFPLNTCGNIREFDNGRIVYTNSIRAYTSSYGEITRQSNFKMNIKCQMEQDSVSQIFYLAREVENTTITGTGRYNTSMAFYTSSSFYYKVTDFPYEVTLNQNLFIKVDMGHGDSSLVLFIDTCVASPSPFDFQSRPYYLVRNGCPIDNTYYAYTTGSHPYARFTFKAFQFLQATNHVYLQCKVLICPASDYNSRCRRGCNKRMGRDVGLGHESETLVVGPIQLKDKKEEETDEQKET; encoded by the exons ATGGGGAGCTGCTCCTGCTCGAGCTCTTGTGAATACTATGGAACCTGCTGCAGTGATTACTACT TTTACTGCCAGTCTACTGTTGAGCCTACTACAG TTCAACCCTCATGTCGTTACAACTGTGGCAGTTCCCTGGGAAGCTGTTCCTGCTCAAGCTCATGTGAATACTATGGCAACTGTTGTCAAGACTACTACT CCTACTGCTTAGTCACAACTGAGGAGCCAGGCACAG GGTCATGTGGAGGCAATCTGTTTGGCTCCGGCAGTTTCTCCAGCCCCAACTATCCCAACTACTATAATGACAATATCTACTGCGTCTGGCAGCTCACGGCTGCATACAACCAAAGAATCTTTCTGCAATTCACATTCCTGCA attgGAAAACTGCTGCTCCTGCGACTACATTGCAATCTATGATGGGCCATATGTTAATTCACCATATTTGGGCAAAGTGTGCAACAACAGTCTGAcctctttcttctcctcttccaaCTACATGACTGTGGTCTTCCAGACTGATGGTTCAGTGGTTGGTCGAGGGTTCAGTGCTGAGTTCATGAGCGCTTTGAAACCAAACTCAG GTCGAGTGGACTGCTCCTCGGAAAACATGAACATTGTGATTGAGAGATCTTACCTGAACTCTGTGGGTTATGATGGTTACAGTCTGTACCTGAATGACCCACACTGCAGACCCCAGGTTTCCACATACCAGGTGGTCTTCAGTTTCCCCCTCAACACTTGTGGCAACATAAGAGAG TTTGACAATGGCAGAATTGTGTACACCAACAGTATTCGTGCCTACACCTCCAGCTATGGAGAGATCACACGCCAGTCTAACTTTAAGATGAACATCAAATGCCAAATGGAGCAAGACTCAGTATCTCAGATTTTTTATCTTGCCCGTGAAGTAGAAAACACCACCATAACAGGCACAGGCAGATACAATACCAGCATGGCTTTCTACACATCCAGCAGCTTCTACTATAAG GTGACTGACTTTCCTTATGAGGTAACACTCAACCAGAACTTGTTTATCAAAGTGGACATGGGGCATGGTGACAGCAGTCTGGTCCTCTTTATCGATACCTGTGTGGCCTCACCGTCACCCTTTGATTTCCAGTCAAGACCTTACTACTTGGTTCGCAATGG ATGTCCAATAGATAACACCTACTATGCCTACACTACTGGCTCCCACCCGTATGCTCGTTTCACATTTAAGGCCTTCCAGTTCTTGCAGGCCACAAACCACGTGTACCTCCAGTGCAAGGTCCTGATATGCCCAGCCTCGGACTACAACTCCCGCTGCCGTCGTGGCTGCAACAAGCGAATGGGCAGAGATGTGGGGTTAGGACATGAGAGCGAAACTCTGGTTGTGGGTCCCATTCAGCTCAAAG ACAAAAAGGAAGAGGAGACTGatgagcagaaagagacttAA
- the ikzf5 gene encoding zinc finger protein Pegasus — protein sequence MGEEKPDTLDFVKDFQEYLSQQTQHVNMISGSVSGVKEADELPADCSQNGLDHPSVDMSLEDSSGILVDGFERTYDGKLKCRYCNYATRGTARLIEHIRIHTGEKPHRCHLCPFASAYERHLEAHMRSHTGEKPYKCELCSFRCSDRSNLSHHRRRRHKLLPMKGARSLSHKKMLSVLQKKASSLGYGRRLLINFSPPSMVVHKADNVNDFSHELPHLRQETYDNQSRAGEDGLSANQNHHHHDMVVDNPLNQLSTLAGQLASLPSESQAQTQPSMSPGAESIIDEKPFLIQHPHPATAPVAVTASMAHASSSSPITPEPRAPPHSNCSPGAGPCSEHSGRTSTPSISNSQPSTPAPGLSAPLQDPHMLHHCQHCDIYFPDNILYTIHMGCHGYENPFQCNICGHKCKSKYDFACHFARGQHK from the exons ATGGGGGAGGAAAAACCGGACACGCTGGACTTTGTGAAGGATTTTCAGGAGTATCTGAGCCAGCAGACTCAACATGTCAACATGATATCAGGTTCTGTCAGCGGCGTTAAGGAAGCGGATGAGCTGCCAGCAG ACTGCAGTCAGAATGGACTGGATCACCCCTCAGTCGACATGTCATTGGAGGACAGCTCAGGGATCCTGGTAGATGGTTTCGAGAGGACCTATGATGGCAAGCTCAAGTGCCGCTACTGCAACTATGCCACAAGAGGCACAGCACGACTCATTGAGCACATCCGAATTCACACAG GAGAGAAACCTCACCGTTGCCACCTCTGCCCGTTTGCTTCGGCCTATGAGCGTCACCTGGAGGCCCACATGCGATCGCACACAGGCGAGAAGCCTTACAAGTGTGAGCTGTGCTCCTTCCGCTGCAGCGATCGTAGCAACTTGTCACACCATCGCCGGAGACGTCACAAACTCCTGCCAATGAAAGGCGCCCGCTCACTTTCCCATAAGAAGATGCTGagtgttttacagaaaaaagCCAGCTCTTTGGGCTATGGCCGCCGGCTCCTTATCAATTTCAGCCCTCCCTCTATGGTGGTGCACAAGGCTGACAATGTGAACGACTTTTCACATGAGCTGCCCCACTTACGTCAGGAAACCTATGATAATCAAAGTCGAGCAGGCGAGGATGGCCTGTCTGCAAACCAAAATCACCATCACCATGATATGGTTGTGGATAACCCCCTGAACCAATTGTCTACTCTGGCAGGCCAGCTGGCCAGCCTCCCTTCGGAGTCCCAGGCCCAGACTCAGCCTTCCATGTCTCCAGGAGCAGAGTCTATCATTGATGAGAAGCCATTCCTCATTCAGCATCCACACCCTGCCACGGCTCCCGTGGCTGTCACAGCCAGTATGGCTCATGCTTCTTCCTCATCTCCAATCACCCCAGAGCCCCGGGCTCCACCTCACAGTAATTGCAGTCCTGGAGCGGGACCGTGCAGTGAGCACAGTGGGCGCACCAGCACCCCTAGTATCTCCAACAGCCAGCCCAGTACGCCAGCTCCCGGCCTGTCTGCCCCTCTTCAGGACCCCCACATGCTGCATCACTGCCAGCACTGTGATATCTACTTCCCTGACAACATCCTTTACACCATCCACATGGGCTGCCATGGCTACGAGAACCCATTCCAGTGCAACATCTGTGGCCACAAGTGCAAGAGCAAGTACGACTTTGCCTGCCACTTTGCGCGCGGGCAACACAAGTAA